One genomic segment of bacterium includes these proteins:
- a CDS encoding 4Fe-4S dicluster domain-containing protein, producing MTDFSRRQFLRTAALAGGGCAVFLLLGERRAGRASVPPASPAGDYDWTQHSYAYLIDTVACIGCGMCVKACKAENRVPDGFFRTWIERYEISEDGEAAVDSPDGGLNGFEENVSHVKISKAFFVPKMCNHCAHSPCVQVCPVGASYRTKDGVVLVDQERCVGCGYCVQACPYSSRFIPHEEDTPYPRTAQKCTLCYHRITKGLKPACVAACPVGARQLADMKNPFDPVRKRILTERVQVLQPELLTQPQCYYLALDKEVR from the coding sequence ATGACCGACTTCTCGCGAAGGCAGTTCCTGCGCACTGCGGCGCTCGCGGGCGGCGGCTGCGCGGTCTTCCTGCTGCTCGGGGAGCGGCGGGCGGGCAGGGCGTCCGTCCCGCCTGCGTCGCCGGCCGGCGACTACGACTGGACGCAGCACAGCTACGCGTACCTCATCGACACGGTCGCGTGCATCGGCTGCGGCATGTGCGTCAAGGCCTGCAAGGCGGAGAACCGCGTACCGGACGGCTTCTTCCGCACCTGGATCGAGCGCTACGAGATCTCCGAGGACGGCGAGGCCGCCGTCGACTCCCCCGACGGCGGCCTCAACGGCTTCGAGGAGAACGTCAGTCACGTCAAGATCTCCAAGGCGTTCTTCGTGCCGAAGATGTGCAATCACTGCGCCCACTCGCCCTGCGTGCAGGTCTGCCCGGTGGGCGCCAGCTACCGCACGAAGGACGGGGTGGTCCTCGTCGACCAGGAGCGCTGCGTCGGGTGCGGCTACTGCGTCCAGGCCTGCCCCTACAGCTCGCGCTTCATCCCGCACGAGGAGGACACACCCTACCCGCGAACGGCGCAGAAGTGCACGCTCTGCTACCACCGCATCACCAAGGGGCTCAAGCCGGCGTGCGTCGCGGCGTGCCCCGTCGGGGCGCGCCAGCTCGCCGACATGAAGAACCCCTTCGACCCGGTGCGCAAGCGCATCCTGACGGAG